The following coding sequences lie in one Prosthecobacter vanneervenii genomic window:
- a CDS encoding M14 family metallopeptidase has product MKLPPHLQFTGRQAAQRGGVLPPSTRLMTEIDPPEQGVFIPKIVSKPLKKGHGIKIGIFAGIHGDEEAGTLATQELIRWAAEKPEELHDYELHFYPICNPTGRTLGTRHSHSGLDLNREFWFGSTEPEVVYLEGELRRERYEGIISLHSDDTSDGCYGFVSGALLSEHLLEPALQAAAEHLPRNEQHIIDGFLASRGIIKEGYLGILSAPPEQRPHALEIVFETPALAPMDAQVKATVAAVKRILAEYRELQAYAANL; this is encoded by the coding sequence ATGAAACTCCCACCTCATTTGCAGTTCACCGGCAGACAGGCCGCCCAGCGTGGCGGTGTGCTGCCCCCGAGCACACGACTGATGACTGAAATTGATCCCCCAGAGCAGGGCGTCTTCATCCCGAAGATCGTCAGCAAGCCCCTGAAGAAGGGGCATGGGATCAAGATCGGCATCTTTGCAGGCATTCATGGCGATGAAGAGGCCGGCACGCTGGCCACGCAGGAGCTGATCCGCTGGGCGGCTGAAAAGCCTGAGGAACTGCATGACTATGAGCTGCACTTTTACCCGATCTGCAATCCCACGGGCCGCACGCTGGGCACACGCCACAGCCACAGCGGGCTGGACCTGAACCGCGAGTTCTGGTTTGGCTCCACGGAGCCAGAGGTCGTTTATCTGGAAGGCGAACTGAGGCGCGAGCGGTATGAGGGAATCATCTCCCTGCACTCGGACGACACCTCGGACGGCTGTTACGGCTTTGTGAGCGGCGCGCTGCTGAGCGAGCATCTGCTGGAGCCTGCGCTGCAGGCGGCGGCGGAGCATCTGCCACGCAACGAGCAGCACATCATCGACGGATTCCTGGCCTCCCGTGGCATCATCAAGGAAGGTTACCTGGGCATCCTCAGCGCGCCGCCGGAACAGCGACCGCATGCGCTGGAGATCGTGTTTGAAACGCCTGCGCTGGCCCCGATGGACGCGCAGGTGAAGGCCACGGTGGCAGCGGTGAAACGCATCCTGGCGGAATACCGCGAGCTGCAGGCCTACGCAGCCAATCTGTAA
- the cysT gene encoding sulfate ABC transporter permease subunit CysT translates to MSSPRHVLPGFRLSLGFTITYLSLLVLFPLSMLLWKATSGGWDHMISTLTQARVLASLKLSFGASFAAALVNAVFGLITAWALERYSFPGRRLLDAMVDLPFALPTAVAGIALVTLYAPNGWIGAWLAKHEIKAAYAPLGITIALAFVGFPFVVRTLQPVIADLSMDVEEAAACLGANRWQTLTRVVFPALLPSTLAGTTLAFGRAVGEYGSVVFISGNLPFKTEIAPLLITMRLEEYDYSGAATIGVVMLAASFLILLTSNLLTQWSKKRTGRV, encoded by the coding sequence ATGTCATCTCCACGGCATGTGCTGCCGGGCTTCAGGCTTTCGCTCGGCTTCACCATCACTTATTTAAGCCTCCTTGTGCTGTTTCCGCTCTCCATGCTTTTGTGGAAGGCTACCAGCGGCGGGTGGGACCACATGATCTCCACGCTGACGCAGGCACGCGTGCTGGCGTCTCTGAAGCTGAGCTTTGGGGCGTCCTTTGCGGCGGCACTGGTCAATGCAGTCTTTGGCCTGATCACAGCCTGGGCGCTGGAGCGCTACAGCTTTCCCGGCCGCCGCCTGCTGGATGCGATGGTGGACCTGCCTTTTGCGCTGCCGACGGCGGTGGCGGGCATCGCACTGGTGACGCTGTATGCGCCGAACGGCTGGATCGGAGCCTGGCTGGCGAAGCATGAGATCAAGGCCGCTTATGCGCCGCTGGGCATCACGATAGCGCTGGCGTTTGTGGGCTTCCCCTTTGTGGTGCGCACGCTGCAGCCGGTGATTGCGGATCTGTCCATGGATGTAGAAGAAGCCGCCGCCTGCCTGGGAGCGAACCGCTGGCAGACGCTGACGCGGGTGGTCTTCCCTGCCCTGCTGCCCTCTACGCTGGCGGGCACGACGCTGGCCTTTGGCCGTGCGGTGGGGGAATACGGCAGCGTGGTGTTCATCTCCGGCAACCTGCCGTTTAAAACAGAGATCGCGCCGCTGCTGATCACGATGCGGCTGGAGGAGTACGACTACTCAGGGGCGGCCACGATCGGTGTCGTGATGCTGGCCGCGTCCTTCCTCATTCTGCTGACGTCCAACCTGCTGACGCAGTGGAGCAAGAAGCGGACGGGAAGAGTGTGA
- the cysW gene encoding sulfate ABC transporter permease subunit CysW, protein MPAIIDLAPTHAARPRKATADSLTSRILIIGMAVGFMGLMFVLPLIIIFQEAFRKGWEGFAEAFDDRATTHAIWLTLKVAAITVPLNTLFGLAAAWCLSRFRFQGRRLLSSLIELPLWVSPVIAGMVYVLLFGAQGLFGPSLKEHGIKIIFALPGIVLSTIFVTFTFVARVLAPQMEAQGQAEEEAAMTLGANGWQMFWRVTLPKIKWGLLYGIILCNARSMGEFGAVSVVSGHIRNKTNTVPLHIEVLYNEYQFVPAFAVASVLALLALVTLILKTLTTTQRGAA, encoded by the coding sequence ATGCCTGCCATTATTGACCTAGCACCCACTCACGCTGCACGCCCACGCAAGGCGACGGCGGACTCCCTGACCTCACGCATCCTGATCATCGGGATGGCGGTGGGGTTCATGGGGCTGATGTTTGTGCTGCCGCTGATCATCATTTTCCAGGAGGCCTTTCGCAAAGGCTGGGAGGGATTTGCCGAGGCGTTTGACGACCGGGCCACGACGCACGCGATCTGGCTGACGCTGAAGGTTGCGGCGATCACGGTGCCGCTGAACACACTGTTTGGACTGGCGGCGGCGTGGTGCCTCTCGCGCTTCCGTTTCCAGGGCAGACGGCTGCTGAGCTCGCTGATCGAGCTGCCGCTGTGGGTTTCCCCGGTGATCGCGGGCATGGTGTATGTGCTGCTGTTTGGAGCGCAGGGCTTGTTTGGCCCCTCGCTGAAGGAGCATGGGATCAAGATCATCTTTGCGCTGCCGGGGATCGTGCTGAGCACGATCTTTGTGACCTTCACCTTTGTGGCACGCGTGCTGGCGCCGCAGATGGAGGCGCAGGGGCAGGCTGAAGAAGAGGCGGCGATGACGCTGGGAGCGAACGGCTGGCAGATGTTCTGGCGCGTGACGCTGCCAAAGATCAAATGGGGGCTGCTGTACGGCATCATCCTGTGCAATGCGCGCAGCATGGGAGAGTTTGGCGCGGTGTCGGTGGTGAGCGGCCACATCCGCAACAAGACGAACACCGTGCCGCTGCACATCGAGGTGCTGTACAATGAATACCAGTTTGTGCCGGCCTTTGCCGTGGCCTCCGTGCTGGCGCTGCTGGCACTGGTGACCCTGATTTTGAAAACTCTGACGACCACCCAACGAGGAGCAGCATGA
- a CDS encoding alpha/beta hydrolase family protein, with the protein MRPPLLFCLGLLSSALLAASPYPEKTPDTPGNRLIERYMAGQTREITAENGLAQIETAADWESKAPEYRRELFEMLGLDPLPEKTPLQANKTGEVKGDGFVVEKMHYQSMPGLYVTANLYRPEKVEKPLPTILYVCGHANVVKNGVSYGNKTGYEHHGEWYARHGYVCLIIDTVQLGEIRGEHHGTYSKGRWWWFSRGYTPAGLEAWSCIRALDYLETRPEVDKTRFGVTGRSGGGAYSWWITALDERIKASAPTAGVTDMQNQVIDGCVEGHCDCMFFVNTYRWNFERMVALAAPRPLLIVNTDKDSIFPIDGVFRIYQNVRRIYSLLGKEGNLGLQVAEGPHKDLQPLNIGAFHWFERHLKGADPMAVLDEGAKKHIEPEALRVFTELPKDERNTKIDETFVPMAKAPAPATSGDEWAKQNEAWMQSLKEKVFGGWPAEIASVNPQKEGSAEVDGVRVTAYDFESQSPYRLRLYLVHRDGLRPQDLELVALNVLDKDGWDEFCAAYHSRFGKLIEVFPGSPKDDAAFEQEKKMFTNFRWGMAYICPRGVGPTEWTGSEKAQTQRLRRFYLLGQTLDGMRVWDIRRTLQAFRAIPGFEETPLWIQAHRDMAVDAVYASLFEEKIKRLDLHDMPLTHNGTVGGDPKAPGPALLNVLKYLDIPQAVAMAAMRSRVVLYSADKPAWEYPTTLTKNLGKETQFQIRTPVTAEDGKEEVKSKDTPKKDAGKKNKP; encoded by the coding sequence ATGCGCCCTCCCCTGCTCTTCTGTCTCGGTCTGCTGTCCTCCGCACTGCTGGCGGCCTCTCCTTATCCGGAAAAGACGCCTGACACGCCGGGAAACCGCCTGATCGAACGCTATATGGCGGGGCAAACGCGGGAGATCACAGCGGAGAACGGGCTGGCGCAGATCGAAACGGCGGCGGACTGGGAGAGCAAAGCACCGGAGTACCGGCGCGAACTCTTTGAAATGCTGGGACTGGACCCGCTGCCGGAGAAAACGCCGCTGCAGGCCAACAAGACCGGCGAGGTGAAGGGTGACGGCTTTGTGGTGGAAAAGATGCACTACCAGTCGATGCCGGGACTTTATGTGACGGCCAATCTCTACCGCCCCGAGAAGGTGGAGAAGCCGCTGCCCACGATCCTGTATGTGTGCGGCCACGCGAATGTGGTGAAGAACGGCGTGAGCTATGGCAACAAGACGGGCTATGAGCACCACGGGGAGTGGTATGCGCGGCATGGGTATGTGTGCCTGATCATCGACACGGTGCAGCTGGGTGAGATCCGCGGGGAGCACCACGGCACCTACAGCAAGGGGCGCTGGTGGTGGTTTTCCCGTGGATACACGCCGGCCGGGCTGGAGGCGTGGAGCTGCATCCGCGCGCTGGACTACCTGGAGACACGCCCCGAGGTGGACAAGACGCGCTTTGGCGTGACGGGTCGCAGCGGCGGTGGTGCCTACTCATGGTGGATCACGGCGCTGGACGAGAGGATCAAGGCGAGCGCACCGACGGCGGGTGTGACGGACATGCAGAACCAGGTGATCGACGGCTGCGTGGAGGGGCACTGCGACTGCATGTTCTTTGTGAACACGTACCGCTGGAACTTTGAGCGGATGGTGGCGCTGGCGGCCCCACGCCCGCTGCTGATCGTGAACACGGACAAGGACAGCATCTTCCCCATCGACGGGGTGTTCCGCATCTACCAGAACGTGAGGCGGATCTATTCACTGCTGGGCAAGGAGGGAAACCTGGGCCTGCAGGTGGCGGAGGGGCCGCACAAGGACCTGCAGCCGCTGAACATCGGGGCCTTCCACTGGTTTGAGCGTCATCTGAAGGGCGCGGACCCGATGGCGGTGCTGGATGAAGGCGCCAAGAAGCACATCGAGCCCGAGGCGCTGCGTGTCTTTACCGAGCTGCCGAAGGATGAGCGGAACACGAAGATCGACGAAACGTTTGTGCCGATGGCGAAAGCACCTGCGCCTGCGACGAGCGGTGACGAATGGGCGAAGCAGAATGAGGCATGGATGCAGAGCCTGAAAGAGAAGGTGTTTGGCGGATGGCCCGCAGAGATCGCGTCGGTGAATCCGCAGAAGGAAGGCAGTGCGGAAGTGGATGGCGTGCGGGTGACGGCGTATGATTTTGAGAGCCAGTCGCCCTACCGGCTGCGGCTCTATTTGGTGCACCGCGACGGGCTGCGGCCGCAGGATCTGGAACTGGTGGCGCTGAATGTGCTGGACAAGGATGGCTGGGATGAGTTCTGCGCGGCCTACCACTCCCGCTTTGGCAAGCTGATCGAGGTTTTTCCCGGCAGCCCGAAGGACGATGCGGCCTTTGAGCAGGAGAAGAAGATGTTTACGAATTTTAGGTGGGGCATGGCCTACATCTGCCCGCGTGGCGTGGGCCCCACGGAGTGGACTGGCAGCGAGAAGGCACAGACGCAGAGGCTGCGGCGCTTTTACCTGCTGGGGCAGACGCTGGACGGGATGCGTGTGTGGGACATCCGCCGCACGCTGCAGGCCTTCCGGGCGATCCCGGGCTTTGAGGAGACGCCGCTGTGGATCCAGGCGCACCGGGACATGGCGGTGGACGCTGTGTATGCCTCTCTCTTTGAAGAGAAGATCAAGCGGCTGGATCTGCATGACATGCCGCTGACGCACAATGGCACGGTGGGCGGCGATCCGAAAGCTCCGGGCCCTGCCCTGCTGAATGTGCTGAAGTATCTGGACATCCCGCAGGCGGTGGCCATGGCCGCGATGCGCAGCCGTGTGGTGCTCTACTCGGCTGACAAGCCTGCGTGGGAATACCCCACCACGCTGACAAAGAACCTGGGCAAGGAGACGCAGTTTCAGATCCGCACGCCGGTGACTGCGGAGGATGGCAAAGAGGAGGTGAAGAGCAAGGACACGCCGAAGAAGGATGCAGGCAAAAAGAACAAACCGTGA
- a CDS encoding DUF1801 domain-containing protein encodes MHPEVDAYISNESRWKPELTVLRRIVLSMGLTEEWKWRKPCYTHAGTNLILIHGFKESCALMFCQGSLLKDPRGLLQKPGENSQDGRLIKFTSVREIEALETEIRTFIEEAKAAEDAGLKPAPRTTTEPVPEELKQKLEESGELKKAFAALTPGRRRAYLLHFNGAKQAATRCSRIEACRARILAGKGPHDCICGHSQRMPNCDGSHKRF; translated from the coding sequence ATGCACCCCGAGGTCGATGCCTACATCTCAAACGAGTCACGCTGGAAGCCTGAGCTGACAGTGCTGAGGCGCATCGTGTTGAGCATGGGGCTGACGGAAGAGTGGAAGTGGCGCAAGCCATGCTACACGCATGCAGGCACGAATCTGATCCTCATCCACGGCTTCAAGGAAAGCTGTGCGCTGATGTTTTGCCAGGGATCGCTGCTGAAGGACCCGCGCGGCCTGCTGCAAAAGCCCGGCGAGAACAGTCAGGATGGGAGGCTGATCAAGTTTACCAGCGTGCGGGAGATCGAAGCGCTGGAGACGGAGATCCGGACCTTCATTGAGGAGGCAAAAGCGGCTGAAGATGCCGGACTGAAGCCTGCACCCAGAACGACGACGGAGCCGGTGCCGGAGGAGCTGAAGCAGAAGCTGGAGGAAAGCGGTGAACTCAAGAAGGCCTTTGCCGCGCTGACTCCAGGGCGCAGGCGGGCGTATCTGCTGCACTTTAACGGAGCCAAGCAGGCTGCGACTCGGTGCTCGCGCATCGAGGCCTGCCGTGCGCGCATTCTCGCTGGGAAGGGACCGCATGACTGCATCTGCGGGCATTCGCAGCGGATGCCGAACTGTGACGGGAGCCACAAGAGGTTTTGA
- a CDS encoding alpha/beta hydrolase, which produces MSTALQPTLWQPPSASAAGAQALRLICLALSLLASGCATYGPERPGEKVYRDVLFAAPDGHKLRMDLYIPRSDRPVPVVLWMFGGCWRFGSKGYHVNVRDLTSCGIAVASIQYRMSNQAVYPAQLHDCEAAAQWLRDHGAEYGIDATRMGASGESSGGQLAAMLAAQEGKQRIRAVCMLYAPTDMVELARIHAKRHGLSLVDQLFGGRVEDKLELATQASPIHHIGPSTPPTLIIHGQFDGVVPIHQSERYHIALAEAGIETIFLVAPEKHHWFRLENDLFAEVSVFFQRHLKR; this is translated from the coding sequence ATGAGCACCGCCCTCCAGCCCACCCTTTGGCAGCCCCCGTCTGCCTCGGCAGCCGGCGCTCAGGCGCTGCGCCTGATCTGCCTGGCGCTCAGCCTCCTCGCCAGCGGCTGCGCCACCTACGGCCCGGAGCGTCCCGGGGAGAAAGTCTACCGCGATGTCCTATTTGCCGCGCCGGACGGTCATAAGCTACGCATGGACCTCTACATCCCACGATCAGACCGCCCTGTGCCCGTAGTTTTGTGGATGTTCGGGGGCTGCTGGCGCTTTGGCAGCAAGGGCTACCACGTCAATGTGCGGGACCTCACCAGCTGCGGTATCGCCGTGGCGTCCATTCAGTACCGCATGAGCAATCAGGCTGTGTATCCCGCTCAGCTTCACGACTGCGAGGCCGCTGCCCAGTGGCTGCGCGATCACGGTGCCGAATACGGCATCGACGCCACCCGCATGGGCGCCAGCGGCGAATCCTCCGGCGGGCAGCTTGCCGCCATGCTCGCTGCTCAGGAGGGAAAGCAGCGCATCCGCGCCGTCTGCATGCTCTATGCTCCCACAGACATGGTCGAGCTCGCCCGCATCCACGCCAAACGCCACGGCCTCAGTCTTGTCGATCAACTCTTCGGCGGCCGTGTCGAGGACAAGCTGGAGCTCGCCACCCAGGCCAGCCCCATCCACCACATCGGCCCCTCCACGCCGCCCACTCTCATCATTCACGGCCAGTTCGACGGCGTTGTCCCCATCCATCAGAGCGAGCGCTACCATATCGCCCTCGCCGAAGCCGGCATCGAAACCATCTTCCTCGTCGCCCCCGAAAAGCACCACTGGTTCCGCCTCGAAAACGATCTCTTCGCCGAAGTCTCCGTCTTTTTTCAGCGGCATTTGAAGAGGTGA